One Solanum lycopersicum chromosome 2, SLM_r2.1 genomic region harbors:
- the LOC101256833 gene encoding ATP-dependent zinc metalloprotease FTSH 12, chloroplastic, producing MHLTTTPPPQQLNSIQLSSKPLLLTLPFKCRRKFSRIRRPTIVASSSNTNNSPEGFSWLQLSQSIRRGSERFLNQLEDSVKQETGFDFKDVKVKVGEFSGRAVDSAKNGQVLLQRFQSELFPEFLNWNKFESWKDVKKWDSKRVGVFILYIIVTVCSCQKIYMAIRAPIINRERKELTEAYMEALIPEPTPVNVKRFKKGLWRKTTPKGLKLKKFIEAADGTLIHDSSYVGEDAWADDSGSHNMKEVIDHDSRLRVEDKETLKENLGISAENQDTGGTWRARLQEWHKILRKEKMAEQLDSVNARYVVEFDMKEVENSLRKDVVEKTRETQGTRALWISKRWWRYRPKLPYTYFLQKLDTSEVAAIVFTEDLKRVFVTMKEGFPLEYIVDIPLDPFLFEMISSSGAEVDLLQKRQIHYFFKVLFALLPGILILWFIRESMMLLNITTNRLLYKKYKQLFDMAYAENFILPVGEVGETKSMYKEIVLGGDVWDLLDELMIYMGNPMQYYEKDVKFVRGVLLSGPPGTGKTLFARTLAKESGMPFVFASGAEFTDSEKSGAARINEMFSVARRNAPAFVFIDEIDAIAGRHARKDPRRKATFEALISQLDGEKEKTGVDRFSLRQAVIFICATNRPDELDLEFVRPGRIDRRVYIGLPDAKQRVQIFGVHSAGKQLSEDIAFEKLVFRTVGYSGADIRNLVNEAGIMSVRKGHSKINQQDIVDVLDKQLLEGMGVLLTEEEQQKCEQSVSREKRQLLAVHEAGHIVLAHLFPQFDWHAFSQLLPGGKETAVSVFYPREDVVDQGYTTFGYMKMQMVVAHGGRCAERIVFGDDITDGGVDDLEKITKIAREMVISPRNSRLGLTSLTKKIGLGDRPDNPDGEIIKYKWDDPHIVPADMTVEVAELFTRELTRYIDETEELAMRGLLANRHILDLISNELLEHSRITGLEVEDKMRGLQPAMFEDFVKPFQINMEEEGPLPHNDRLSYQPLDIYPAPLHRS from the exons ATGCATCTAACCACTACTCCTCCTCCTCAACAGCtgaattcaatacaattatctTCAAAACCCCTTTTACTCACATTGCCATTCAAATGCAGAAGGAAGTTTTCCCGTATAAGAAGACCTACCATTGTAGCTTCTTCTTCCAATACTAATAACAGTCCTGAAGGGTTTTCTTGGCTGCAACTTTCACAGTCCATTCGCCGTGGTTCCGAACGTTTCTTGAATCAATTGGAAGACTCTGTGAAGCAAGAGACGGGTTTTGATTTTAAGgatgttaaagttaaagttggGGAATTTTCAGGTCGAGCTGTTGATTCAGCCAAGAATGGCCAAGTTTTGCTGCAACGTTTTCAGTCTGAGTTGTTTCCTGAGTTCTTGAATTGGAACAAATTCGAGTCCTGGAAG GACGTCAAGAAATGGGATTCCAAAAGAGTTGGTGTATTCATTCTCTATATTATAGTTACGGTATGTTCttgtcaaaaaatatatatggcaATTCGAGCTCCTATTATTAATAGGGAAAGAAAAGAACTTACTGAGGCATACATGGAAGCATTGATTCCTGAACCTACTCCTGTTAATGTCAAAAG ATTCAAGAAAGGTTTGTGGAGGAAGACGACCCCCAAAGGTCTAAAGTTAAAGAAGTTCATTGAAGCAGCAGATGGAACTCTTATTCATGACAGTTCCTATGTTGGTGAAGATGCTTGGGCAGATGATTCTGGCAGTCATAATATGAAAGAGGTGATAGACCATGATAGTAGATTGAGAGTAGAGGATAAAGAGACTCTGAAAGAGAATCTTGGAATTTCAG CTGAAAATCAGGATACGGGAGGAACATGGCGTGCAAGACTTCAAGAATGGCACAAAATTCTTAGGAAGGAGAAGATGGCAGAACAATTAGATTCAGTAAATGCGAGGTATGTGGTTGAATTTGACATGAAGGAAGTTGAGAACAGCCTTCGCAAAGATGTTGTTGAGAAGACAAGAGAAACTCAAGGAACCAGGGCATTGTGGATCTCGAAAAGATGGTGGAGATATCGCCCGAAACTTCCCTATAcctattttcttcaaaaacttGATACTTCTGAG GTGGCTGCTATAGTCTTCACAGAGGATCTGAAGAGAGTGTTTGTCACAATGAAAGAAGGATTCCCTCTTGAATATATT GTTGATATTCCACTAGATCCTTTCTTATTTGAGATGATATCAAGTTCTGGAGCTGAAGTAGATCTACTTCAGAAGCGGCAGATTCATTACTTTTTCAAAGTTCTTTTTGCTTTATTGCCTGGAATACTGATTTTGTGGTTTATAAGAGAATCTATGATGCTTCTGAACATCACGACAAATCGCCTCCTCTATAAGAAATATAAACAACTCTTCGATATGGCTTATgctgaaaattttattttg CCAGTTGGAGAAGTTGGTGAGACGAAATCGATGTATAAAGAAATAGTATTGGGAGGAGATGTTTGGGATCTTTTggatgaattgatgatttatatGGGAAATCCAATGCAATATTATGAGAAAGATGTCAAATTTGTGCGG GGTGTGCTTCTGTCTGGCCCCCCTGGAACAGGTAAAACACTGTTTGCTCGGACACTTGCAAAGGAAAGTGGGATGCCTTTTGTATTTGCTTCTGGTGCAGAGTTTACTGATAGTGAAAAGAGTGGTGCTGCACGAATCAATGAAATGTTTTCTGTTGCTAGGAGAAAT GCTCCAGCTTTTGTATTTATAGATGAGATTGATGCTATTGCTGGAAGGCATGCAAGAAAGGATCCACGCAGGAAGGCAACATTTGAGGCTCTGATTTCTCAGCTTGACGGGGA GAAAGAAAAAACTGGTGTTGATAGGTTTTCACTAAGACAAGCTGTCATATTCATTTGTGCAACCAATCGGCCAGATGAACTGGACTTAGAATTTGTCCGCCCTGGACGTATTGACAGACGTGTGTATATTGGTTTACCAGATGCAAAGCAACGAGTGCAAATTTTTGGAGTTCACAGTGCTGGGAAACAGCTTTCCGAGGATATTGCCTTTGAGAAA CTTGTCTTTCGTACAGTTGGATATTCTGGGGCAGACATAAGAAATCTAGTCAATGAAGCTGGAATAATGTCT GTAAGAAAAGGACATTCTAAGATCAACCAGCAGGATATCGTCGATGTTTTGGACAAGCAATTGCTTGAGGGTATGGGTGTTCTACTGACAGAGGAAGAGCAGCAGAAGTGTGAGCAAAGT GTATCTCGCGAAAAAAGACAACTGTTGGCAGTACATGAAGCTGGTCACATTGTGTTGGCGCACTTGTTCCCTCAGTTTGATTGGCATGCTTTTTCTCAGCTTCTACCTGGGGGCAAG GAAACTGCTGTATCAGTTTTCTACCCTAGAGAAGATGTGGTTGATCAAGGTTATACAACCTTTGGCTACATGAAAATGCAAATGGTAGTAGCTCATGGCGGGCGCTGTGCCGAACGTATTGTATTTGGTGATGACATTACTGATGGAGGAGTAGATGATCTAGAAAAGATTACCAAG ATTGCTCGGGAAATGGTGATAAGTCCTAGAAACTCTAGGTTGGGCCTCACttctttgacaaaaaaaataggaTTGGGTGATCGACCTGACAATCCTGATGGTGAGATTATAAAATATAAG TGGGATGATCCTCATATAGTTCCTGCTGATATGACAGTTGAAGTTGCTGAGCTATTTACTCGTGAATTGACAAGG